The following are encoded together in the Acipenser ruthenus chromosome 24, fAciRut3.2 maternal haplotype, whole genome shotgun sequence genome:
- the LOC117429169 gene encoding COUP transcription factor 2 isoform X1 codes for MAMVVWRGSQDEVSETQGTLTSQVPQVGPLVLSTSQTAQANPQTPVQGGPPTTTAQSTPSNQTNQQSQTVEKQQPPHIECVVCGDKSSGKHYGQFTCEGCKSFFKRSVRRNLSYTCRANRNCPIDQHHRNQCQYCRLKKCLKVGMRREVSLFTAAVQRGRMPPTQPHHGQFSLTNGDPLNCHSYLSGYISLLLRAEPYPTSRYGSQCMQPNNIMGIENICELAARMLFSAVEWARNIPFFPDLQITDQVALLRLTWSELFVLNAAQCSMPLHVAPLLAAAGLHASPMSADRVVAFMDHIRIFQEQVEKLKALHVDSAEYSCLKAIVLFTSDACGLSDVAHVESLQEKSQCALEEYVRSQYPNQPTRFGKLLLRLPSLRTVSSSVIEQLFFVRLVGKTPIETLIRDMLLSGSSFNWPYMSIQ; via the exons ATGGCAATGGTAGTGTGGCGCGGCTCCCAGGACGAAGTATCCGAAACGCAAGGGACCCTGACTTCCCAGGTCCCGCAAGTAGGACCACTGGTGCTATCGACCTCTCAGACTGCACAAGCAAACCCACAGACTCCCGTTCAAGGGGGTCCTCCGACCACAACAGCGCAGTCTACTCCGTCAAACCAGACGAACCAGCAAAGCCAAACGGTGGAAAAACAACAGCCTCCGCACATCGAGTGCGTGGTTTGCGGGGACAAGTCGAGTGGCAAACACTATGGCCAGTTCACCTGCGAGGGTTGCAAAAGCTTCTTTAAAAGGAGTGTACGGAGAAACCTGAGTTACACATGCCGTGCCAATAGGAACTGTCCCATTGACCAACACCACCGCAATCAGTGTCAGTACTGTCGCCTCAAAAAGTGCCTCAAAGTCGGCATGAGACGGGAAG TTTCTCTTTTTACTgcagcagtacaaaggggacggaTGCCACCCACGCAGCCACACCATGGCCAGTTCTCCTTGACAAATGGGGACCCCCTGAACTGCCATTCCTACTTATCCGGATATATCTCCCTTCTTCTGAGAGCAGAGCCCTACCCAACTTCCCGATATGGCAGCCAGTGCATGCAGCCTAACAACATCATGGGCATCGAGAACATTTGTGAACTGGCAGCCAGGATGCTGTTCAGCGCGGTGGAGTGGGCAAGGAATATCCCTTTCTTTCCAGACCTTCAGATCACTGACCAGGTGGCCCTCTTAAGGCTCACCTGGAGCGAGTTGTTTGTGCTCAACGCTGCCCAGTGTTCCATGCCGCTCCACGTGGCTCCTCTGCTGGCGGCGGCAGGCCTCCACGCCTCGCCCATGTCAGCAGACAGAGTGGTGGCCTTCATGGACCACATAAGAATCTTTCAAGAACAAGTGGAGAAGCTCAAGGCTTTGCATGTTGATTCTGCTGAATACAGCTGCTTAAAAGCTATAGTGCTTTTCACCTCAG ATGCTTGTGGTCTTTCAGATGTGGCTCATGTGGAAAGTTTGCAAGAAAAGTCCCAGTGTGCATTGGAAGAGTATGTTAGGAGCCAGTACCCCAACCAGCCGACTCGCTTTGGAAAGCTTTTGCTTCGCCTGCCTTCTCTCCGCACGGTCTCTTCTTCTGTCATAGAGCAATTATTTTTCGTCCGTTTGGTAGGTAAAACCCCGATAGAAACCCTCATCAGAGATATGCTGCTGTCTGGGAGCAGCTTTAACTGGCCTTACATGTCAATCCAGTAG
- the LOC117429169 gene encoding COUP transcription factor 2 isoform X2 has protein sequence MAMVVWRGSQDEVSETQGTLTSQVPQVGPLVLSTSQTAQANPQTPVQGGPPTTTAQSTPSNQTNQQSQTVEKQQPPHIECVVCGDKSSGKHYGQFTCEGCKSFFKRSVRRNLSYTCRANRNCPIDQHHRNQCQYCRLKKCLKVGMRREAVQRGRMPPTQPHHGQFSLTNGDPLNCHSYLSGYISLLLRAEPYPTSRYGSQCMQPNNIMGIENICELAARMLFSAVEWARNIPFFPDLQITDQVALLRLTWSELFVLNAAQCSMPLHVAPLLAAAGLHASPMSADRVVAFMDHIRIFQEQVEKLKALHVDSAEYSCLKAIVLFTSDACGLSDVAHVESLQEKSQCALEEYVRSQYPNQPTRFGKLLLRLPSLRTVSSSVIEQLFFVRLVGKTPIETLIRDMLLSGSSFNWPYMSIQ, from the exons ATGGCAATGGTAGTGTGGCGCGGCTCCCAGGACGAAGTATCCGAAACGCAAGGGACCCTGACTTCCCAGGTCCCGCAAGTAGGACCACTGGTGCTATCGACCTCTCAGACTGCACAAGCAAACCCACAGACTCCCGTTCAAGGGGGTCCTCCGACCACAACAGCGCAGTCTACTCCGTCAAACCAGACGAACCAGCAAAGCCAAACGGTGGAAAAACAACAGCCTCCGCACATCGAGTGCGTGGTTTGCGGGGACAAGTCGAGTGGCAAACACTATGGCCAGTTCACCTGCGAGGGTTGCAAAAGCTTCTTTAAAAGGAGTGTACGGAGAAACCTGAGTTACACATGCCGTGCCAATAGGAACTGTCCCATTGACCAACACCACCGCAATCAGTGTCAGTACTGTCGCCTCAAAAAGTGCCTCAAAGTCGGCATGAGACGGGAAG cagtacaaaggggacggaTGCCACCCACGCAGCCACACCATGGCCAGTTCTCCTTGACAAATGGGGACCCCCTGAACTGCCATTCCTACTTATCCGGATATATCTCCCTTCTTCTGAGAGCAGAGCCCTACCCAACTTCCCGATATGGCAGCCAGTGCATGCAGCCTAACAACATCATGGGCATCGAGAACATTTGTGAACTGGCAGCCAGGATGCTGTTCAGCGCGGTGGAGTGGGCAAGGAATATCCCTTTCTTTCCAGACCTTCAGATCACTGACCAGGTGGCCCTCTTAAGGCTCACCTGGAGCGAGTTGTTTGTGCTCAACGCTGCCCAGTGTTCCATGCCGCTCCACGTGGCTCCTCTGCTGGCGGCGGCAGGCCTCCACGCCTCGCCCATGTCAGCAGACAGAGTGGTGGCCTTCATGGACCACATAAGAATCTTTCAAGAACAAGTGGAGAAGCTCAAGGCTTTGCATGTTGATTCTGCTGAATACAGCTGCTTAAAAGCTATAGTGCTTTTCACCTCAG ATGCTTGTGGTCTTTCAGATGTGGCTCATGTGGAAAGTTTGCAAGAAAAGTCCCAGTGTGCATTGGAAGAGTATGTTAGGAGCCAGTACCCCAACCAGCCGACTCGCTTTGGAAAGCTTTTGCTTCGCCTGCCTTCTCTCCGCACGGTCTCTTCTTCTGTCATAGAGCAATTATTTTTCGTCCGTTTGGTAGGTAAAACCCCGATAGAAACCCTCATCAGAGATATGCTGCTGTCTGGGAGCAGCTTTAACTGGCCTTACATGTCAATCCAGTAG
- the LOC117429169 gene encoding COUP transcription factor 2 isoform X3: MAMVVWRGSQDEVSETQGTLTSQVPQVGPLVLSTSQTAQANPQTPVQGGPPTTTAQSTPSNQTNQQSQTVEKQQPPHIECVVCGDKSSGKHYGQFTCEGCKSFFKRSVRRNLSYTCRANRNCPIDQHHRNQCQYCRLKKCLKVGMRREVQRGRMPPTQPHHGQFSLTNGDPLNCHSYLSGYISLLLRAEPYPTSRYGSQCMQPNNIMGIENICELAARMLFSAVEWARNIPFFPDLQITDQVALLRLTWSELFVLNAAQCSMPLHVAPLLAAAGLHASPMSADRVVAFMDHIRIFQEQVEKLKALHVDSAEYSCLKAIVLFTSDACGLSDVAHVESLQEKSQCALEEYVRSQYPNQPTRFGKLLLRLPSLRTVSSSVIEQLFFVRLVGKTPIETLIRDMLLSGSSFNWPYMSIQ, encoded by the exons ATGGCAATGGTAGTGTGGCGCGGCTCCCAGGACGAAGTATCCGAAACGCAAGGGACCCTGACTTCCCAGGTCCCGCAAGTAGGACCACTGGTGCTATCGACCTCTCAGACTGCACAAGCAAACCCACAGACTCCCGTTCAAGGGGGTCCTCCGACCACAACAGCGCAGTCTACTCCGTCAAACCAGACGAACCAGCAAAGCCAAACGGTGGAAAAACAACAGCCTCCGCACATCGAGTGCGTGGTTTGCGGGGACAAGTCGAGTGGCAAACACTATGGCCAGTTCACCTGCGAGGGTTGCAAAAGCTTCTTTAAAAGGAGTGTACGGAGAAACCTGAGTTACACATGCCGTGCCAATAGGAACTGTCCCATTGACCAACACCACCGCAATCAGTGTCAGTACTGTCGCCTCAAAAAGTGCCTCAAAGTCGGCATGAGACGGGAAG tacaaaggggacggaTGCCACCCACGCAGCCACACCATGGCCAGTTCTCCTTGACAAATGGGGACCCCCTGAACTGCCATTCCTACTTATCCGGATATATCTCCCTTCTTCTGAGAGCAGAGCCCTACCCAACTTCCCGATATGGCAGCCAGTGCATGCAGCCTAACAACATCATGGGCATCGAGAACATTTGTGAACTGGCAGCCAGGATGCTGTTCAGCGCGGTGGAGTGGGCAAGGAATATCCCTTTCTTTCCAGACCTTCAGATCACTGACCAGGTGGCCCTCTTAAGGCTCACCTGGAGCGAGTTGTTTGTGCTCAACGCTGCCCAGTGTTCCATGCCGCTCCACGTGGCTCCTCTGCTGGCGGCGGCAGGCCTCCACGCCTCGCCCATGTCAGCAGACAGAGTGGTGGCCTTCATGGACCACATAAGAATCTTTCAAGAACAAGTGGAGAAGCTCAAGGCTTTGCATGTTGATTCTGCTGAATACAGCTGCTTAAAAGCTATAGTGCTTTTCACCTCAG ATGCTTGTGGTCTTTCAGATGTGGCTCATGTGGAAAGTTTGCAAGAAAAGTCCCAGTGTGCATTGGAAGAGTATGTTAGGAGCCAGTACCCCAACCAGCCGACTCGCTTTGGAAAGCTTTTGCTTCGCCTGCCTTCTCTCCGCACGGTCTCTTCTTCTGTCATAGAGCAATTATTTTTCGTCCGTTTGGTAGGTAAAACCCCGATAGAAACCCTCATCAGAGATATGCTGCTGTCTGGGAGCAGCTTTAACTGGCCTTACATGTCAATCCAGTAG
- the LOC117429169 gene encoding COUP transcription factor 2 isoform X4: protein MQPFWETEQRKYLCAVQRGRMPPTQPHHGQFSLTNGDPLNCHSYLSGYISLLLRAEPYPTSRYGSQCMQPNNIMGIENICELAARMLFSAVEWARNIPFFPDLQITDQVALLRLTWSELFVLNAAQCSMPLHVAPLLAAAGLHASPMSADRVVAFMDHIRIFQEQVEKLKALHVDSAEYSCLKAIVLFTSDACGLSDVAHVESLQEKSQCALEEYVRSQYPNQPTRFGKLLLRLPSLRTVSSSVIEQLFFVRLVGKTPIETLIRDMLLSGSSFNWPYMSIQ from the exons ATGCAACCCTTTTGGGAAACCGAACAAAGAAAATATCTCTGCG cagtacaaaggggacggaTGCCACCCACGCAGCCACACCATGGCCAGTTCTCCTTGACAAATGGGGACCCCCTGAACTGCCATTCCTACTTATCCGGATATATCTCCCTTCTTCTGAGAGCAGAGCCCTACCCAACTTCCCGATATGGCAGCCAGTGCATGCAGCCTAACAACATCATGGGCATCGAGAACATTTGTGAACTGGCAGCCAGGATGCTGTTCAGCGCGGTGGAGTGGGCAAGGAATATCCCTTTCTTTCCAGACCTTCAGATCACTGACCAGGTGGCCCTCTTAAGGCTCACCTGGAGCGAGTTGTTTGTGCTCAACGCTGCCCAGTGTTCCATGCCGCTCCACGTGGCTCCTCTGCTGGCGGCGGCAGGCCTCCACGCCTCGCCCATGTCAGCAGACAGAGTGGTGGCCTTCATGGACCACATAAGAATCTTTCAAGAACAAGTGGAGAAGCTCAAGGCTTTGCATGTTGATTCTGCTGAATACAGCTGCTTAAAAGCTATAGTGCTTTTCACCTCAG ATGCTTGTGGTCTTTCAGATGTGGCTCATGTGGAAAGTTTGCAAGAAAAGTCCCAGTGTGCATTGGAAGAGTATGTTAGGAGCCAGTACCCCAACCAGCCGACTCGCTTTGGAAAGCTTTTGCTTCGCCTGCCTTCTCTCCGCACGGTCTCTTCTTCTGTCATAGAGCAATTATTTTTCGTCCGTTTGGTAGGTAAAACCCCGATAGAAACCCTCATCAGAGATATGCTGCTGTCTGGGAGCAGCTTTAACTGGCCTTACATGTCAATCCAGTAG